From a region of the Chitinophagales bacterium genome:
- a CDS encoding monovalent cation/H+ antiporter complex subunit F — MTYFQILLLVALLALIVAFFITMVRFIIGPSFIDRVVTFDLMTANLIGVIGIYAMITDSPMFLDIAVVLALIGFFAIVAFSYYIRYRRKDD; from the coding sequence ATGACTTATTTTCAAATACTTTTACTGGTAGCCCTTTTGGCTTTGATCGTAGCGTTTTTCATTACGATGGTGCGCTTCATCATTGGTCCTTCTTTTATTGACAGGGTGGTTACTTTTGATTTGATGACGGCCAATTTGATCGGGGTCATTGGCATCTACGCCATGATTACGGACAGTCCCATGTTTTTGGATATAGCGGTGGTACTGGCATTGATCGGTTTTTTTGCCATAGTTGCTTTTTCATATTATATCAGATACAGGAGGAAAGATGATTAG
- a CDS encoding Fic family protein produces MKNFISGTYINQGYYKAFIPEKINRKWELSDMEVIQLLSQADRQLGRLDMYSEYVNIDLYISMHIAKEATQSSRIEGTQTKMEEAFMKEKNIQQEYRDDWQEVQNYIAAMNEAILLLHRLPFSSRLIRQTHKVLMQGVRGVHKMPGEFRSSQNWIGGATLNDAIFIPPPHSQIHDLMSDLEKFAHNLNTQLPDLIKIAIMHYQFETIHPFLDGNGRIGRLINTLYLVSKGILKQPILYLSDFFERHRQLYYDNLMHVRKSNDINQWLKFFLTGIIETAKQGIDTFNGILQLQKNIENQLKSFGSRASDGFKIIQYLYSHPIIDVAKATEIIDKTNVSAYKVIAELEKSKIIKEITGAQRGKVYLFKDYVDLFQNQK; encoded by the coding sequence ATGAAAAACTTTATATCTGGTACTTACATCAATCAGGGATATTACAAAGCTTTTATTCCAGAGAAAATCAATCGAAAGTGGGAACTTAGCGATATGGAAGTAATTCAGCTATTGAGCCAAGCTGATCGACAATTGGGGAGGTTGGACATGTATTCCGAGTATGTAAATATTGATCTGTACATAAGTATGCACATAGCCAAAGAAGCGACACAATCCTCTCGCATTGAAGGTACACAGACGAAAATGGAAGAGGCTTTTATGAAAGAAAAAAACATCCAACAGGAATACAGGGATGACTGGCAGGAGGTGCAAAATTACATAGCTGCAATGAACGAAGCCATATTGTTACTGCATCGACTGCCCTTTTCAAGTCGCTTAATCCGTCAAACACACAAAGTATTGATGCAGGGTGTGCGTGGAGTCCATAAAATGCCAGGTGAGTTCAGGAGCAGTCAAAACTGGATTGGAGGAGCTACCTTGAACGATGCCATATTTATACCTCCCCCCCATTCACAAATTCACGACCTGATGAGCGATCTGGAGAAGTTTGCTCACAATTTAAACACACAATTGCCTGATTTGATTAAGATTGCTATTATGCATTATCAGTTTGAAACCATTCACCCTTTTTTGGATGGAAATGGGCGTATTGGCCGATTGATTAACACGCTTTACCTTGTCAGCAAAGGAATACTAAAACAACCTATATTATATCTTTCCGATTTTTTTGAGCGACACCGTCAATTGTATTATGACAATCTAATGCACGTTCGTAAAAGTAATGACATAAACCAATGGCTAAAATTCTTTTTAACCGGTATTATTGAAACTGCCAAGCAGGGCATCGATACATTTAATGGTATTCTGCAATTGCAGAAAAATATTGAAAACCAATTGAAATCATTTGGAAGCAGGGCATCTGACGGATTTAAAATAATTCAATACCTCTACTCACACCCAATTATTGATGTAGCCAAAGCGACAGAAATAATAGACAAAACAAATGTTAGTGCCTATAAAGTGATTGCCGAACTTGAGAAAAGTAAAATAATAAAGGAAATTACCGGAGCGCAAAGAGGGAAAGTGTATTTATTCAAAGATTATGTTGATTTATTTCAAAATCAAAAATAA
- a CDS encoding Na+/H+ antiporter subunit E, which produces MKIFFAHIAITILLSLLLHEQIAGQYSGIVEFCFYLGILFLLWLSSVLYSRKYFRQFFNSILLFFYFTKELILSNLEIIYYVITPGLQFESAVLALPLDLKSDLEIALLANLITLTPGTLTLDISPDKKFLYFHTINVPKGDIEAAKWEIKNGFEKRILAITR; this is translated from the coding sequence ATGAAAATATTTTTTGCACATATAGCCATTACGATTCTACTCAGTTTGCTGCTTCACGAACAGATTGCAGGGCAGTATTCTGGTATTGTGGAGTTTTGCTTTTACCTGGGAATATTGTTTTTGCTTTGGCTGAGCAGTGTGCTATACAGCCGCAAATATTTCAGGCAGTTTTTCAATTCCATTTTGTTGTTTTTCTATTTTACAAAAGAATTGATCTTGTCCAATTTGGAAATTATCTATTATGTCATTACACCCGGATTACAGTTTGAATCGGCTGTTTTGGCACTGCCGCTGGATTTGAAAAGCGATTTGGAAATTGCGCTGCTGGCGAATTTGATAACATTAACTCCGGGCACGCTTACGCTGGACATCAGTCCCGATAAAAAGTTTTTGTATTTCCACACCATCAATGTACCAAAAGGGGATATTGAAGCTGCTAAGTGGGAAATCAAGAATGGATTTGAAAAACGAATATTGGCAATTACGAGATGA
- a CDS encoding thrombospondin type-1 domain-containing protein, whose product MKARYFSISNYVDSSAKLSVIDLSRFLKKVFLLVLIINLIISGQTKAATLVVSNTNSTGAGSFIGQVACDNTWQTGSYSSCSVKCGGGVQARQVQCVDCDGNVVSDAECNDPKPAETQACNTEPCCENSWLTGAFSECSEQCGGGVQTRQVQCVDCDGNVVSDAECNDPK is encoded by the coding sequence ATGAAAGCCAGGTATTTTTCAATTTCAAATTATGTGGATTCAAGTGCGAAATTATCCGTAATTGATCTGTCAAGGTTCTTAAAGAAAGTTTTTTTACTGGTACTTATAATAAATTTGATAATATCAGGGCAAACAAAAGCAGCTACATTAGTAGTGAGCAATACCAATAGTACCGGAGCAGGTTCTTTTATAGGGCAGGTAGCTTGTGATAACACATGGCAAACGGGTTCATACTCCTCTTGTTCAGTAAAGTGTGGCGGAGGCGTTCAAGCCCGTCAGGTACAGTGTGTTGATTGCGATGGAAATGTGGTGTCTGATGCGGAGTGCAATGACCCTAAACCAGCCGAAACACAGGCTTGTAATACTGAACCTTGCTGTGAAAATTCTTGGCTGACAGGTGCCTTTTCTGAATGTTCCGAACAATGTGGCGGAGGCGTTCAAACCCGTCAGGTACAATGTGTTGATTGCGATGGAAATGTGGTGTCTGATGCGGAGTGCAATGACCCTAAAC
- a CDS encoding VOC family protein, which yields MKDSVANQKSWTQWFEIPVLDFERAKNFYETVFDTEIHAMDLGELKMGVFPHKDVGCALCQHPDFYKPGQNGPLVYMSAEPDLQVFQDRVEAAGGSVQVPKKQISPEHGYMCVFTDSEGNRLALHSMS from the coding sequence ATGAAAGACTCAGTAGCAAACCAAAAATCATGGACACAGTGGTTTGAAATTCCGGTCTTGGATTTTGAACGTGCCAAAAATTTCTATGAAACAGTTTTTGATACCGAAATTCACGCTATGGATCTGGGCGAACTCAAAATGGGTGTTTTTCCGCACAAGGATGTAGGCTGTGCGCTTTGCCAACATCCTGATTTTTACAAACCGGGGCAAAATGGGCCGTTGGTGTACATGAGTGCCGAACCCGATTTACAGGTCTTTCAGGATCGAGTTGAAGCTGCCGGGGGTTCGGTTCAGGTACCTAAAAAGCAAATTTCTCCAGAACACGGCTACATGTGTGTGTTCACCGATTCCGAAGGCAATAGGCTGGCTTTGCATTCGATGAGCTAA
- the mnhG gene encoding monovalent cation/H(+) antiporter subunit G has product MISEIICLVLVYLGVFLMFMASLGLFRLPDIYTRMSAVTKAVTFKIGLIMLGCCIYFNTLPVVINAVLVVFFLLLTTPVSSHLIGREAYLLKMPLWKKTIKDEYKEEVEKEEKAEEEKRSKSK; this is encoded by the coding sequence ATGATTAGCGAAATAATTTGTTTGGTATTGGTTTACCTAGGTGTTTTTTTGATGTTTATGGCATCGCTGGGTCTGTTTCGTTTGCCGGATATTTACACGCGCATGTCGGCTGTTACCAAGGCCGTTACCTTTAAGATCGGATTGATTATGCTGGGTTGTTGTATTTATTTCAATACCCTTCCAGTGGTCATCAATGCCGTTTTGGTAGTTTTCTTTTTGTTGCTCACTACGCCCGTTTCTTCCCATTTGATTGGCAGGGAAGCATATCTTCTGAAAATGCCGCTTTGGAAAAAGACCATTAAGGATGAGTACAAGGAAGAGGTGGAGAAGGAGGAAAAGGCGGAGGAAGAAAAGCGGAGTAAGTCTAAGTAA
- a CDS encoding 3'-5' exonuclease, translated as MYLFFDTETTGLPRSWKAPVSDLNNWPRLVQLAFLLYDDAGNKIEGGDYIIRPDGFTIPNDAARVHGITTERALDEGVEIQGVLEEFHDFIDESKFLVAHNISFDEKIMGSEFLRHQMEDITAKKPKICTMHKSTDFCRIPGRYGFKWPKLSELHYKLFGSDFEEAHNAAADINATAKCFWELKRLGKI; from the coding sequence ATGTACCTTTTTTTCGATACCGAAACCACTGGGTTGCCCAGAAGCTGGAAAGCACCTGTTAGCGATTTGAACAACTGGCCACGGCTCGTGCAATTGGCTTTTCTGTTGTATGACGATGCGGGCAATAAAATCGAGGGCGGTGACTATATCATCAGACCCGATGGGTTTACAATACCCAATGATGCGGCACGGGTACATGGAATTACAACCGAAAGAGCGTTGGATGAAGGCGTTGAAATTCAAGGTGTTTTGGAAGAATTTCATGACTTTATTGATGAGTCAAAATTTTTGGTGGCGCACAATATCAGCTTTGACGAGAAAATTATGGGCTCGGAATTTTTGAGGCACCAAATGGAGGACATCACTGCCAAAAAACCAAAAATCTGCACCATGCACAAAAGCACAGACTTTTGCCGCATTCCCGGTCGTTATGGGTTCAAATGGCCCAAACTTTCAGAATTGCACTACAAACTTTTTGGAAGTGATTTTGAGGAAGCCCACAATGCCGCTGCCGATATCAATGCCACTGCAAAATGTTTCTGGGAATTGAAAAGGCTTGGAAAAATATAA